The Alphaproteobacteria bacterium LSUCC0719 genome includes the window TATCCAACCCGCGTTTCAGGAACCGAAATCGTCAATCCTGATTACATGGCCATCGCCGCCGCCTATGGGTTTCATGGTGAGCGGGTGATTAGGACCGAGGAATTCACAGCCGCTTGGGAGCGTGCCTGCGCTGCCCCATCCGGCGCGATTGTCGAGATTGTCACCGCGACCGAAGCCATTTCGCCGCGCACGACGATCAGCGCCCTTCGTGCTGCGGCAACGGAATGACCATCCTGCCGGACAGGCCCGCAATCCGCATGATCAATGTCCATGCCGAAGGCGAACTCGGCTATGTCGTAACCGACGGTCTGCCTGCTATTCCCGGCGCGACGATTGCCGACCGGCTGGCTTTCCTGAATTCAGGTGACGGCTGGCTTCGTCGTCATCTGATGCTGGCGCCGCGCGGCAATCCCGCCTGTTCGGTCAATCTTCTGATGCCTCCGGTTGACCCCCGTGCCGACGCCGCCTTCATCATCCTGCAGCCGGACCGCGCGCATGCCAGTTCCGGATCGAACAGCATCTGCGTGACAACGGCATTGCTTGAAACCGGCAGGGTCGAGATGCGCGAACCGGAAACGGTGGTGACACTGGAAACAGCCGCTGGCCTGGTGACAGCCCGCGCAGAATGCCGGAATGGCAAGTGCGAACGGGTGCATCTCGATATGGTACCGGCCTTTGTCGAGGCGTTGGATGTTCCGCTGGACTCGGACCAGTGGGGCCGGATCAGCGCGGATATCTGTTATGGCGGGGTGTTTTACGCGCTTGTCGATGTCGGGCAGGTGGGTCTGGACATTCTACCCGGACACGCGGCGCGGCTTGCCGAAATCGGCATGGCATTGAAGCAGGAATTCAACAACGCGCATGATATCATCCATCCGCAGATCCCGGCCATCAGCAGCATTGCCTATGTGATGTTTCGCCAGCTGCTGTCATCCGGTGAAACGCGCACCGCCACCATCATGCCACCTGGACGACTTGATCGAAGCCCTTGCGGAACAGGGTCTTCGGCGCATCTTGCGGCGCTCTATGCACGCGGGGCCATCGCGGTTGGCGAGACCATCACAACATGTTCGGTCATCGGTTCACAATTTGATGTCACCCTGACTGGCACCGGTGAGGTTGCCGGTCGGCCGGCGGTGCTGCCACGGATCAGCGGGCGTGGCTGGCGGTTTGGCGAGACCGTGATCGATTGTGATCCGGGTGATATCTTTGCTGACGGCTATGCCATAAGCGATGTCTGGGGACCGGATGCCGGCAGCCTCAACTGGCCATGACGGACCGGAATGAATTTGCGAACGGAGCAGGATACATGACCCCCCATCTGGATATCGAGTTTGTCCGCAGCCAGTTTCCGGCCTTTTCCGAGCCGACATTGGCCGGGCAGGCGTTTTTCGAGAATGCCGGCGGATCCTACACATGCCGTCAGGTCATTGACCGGCTGCACAGGTTCTATACCCAGCGCAAGGTCCAGCCATATGCCCCCTATGCTGCCAGTCGGGCCGGCGGCGATGAAATGGATGAAGCCCGGTCGCGGCTGGCCGCGATGTTGAATGTCGAGACAGATGAACTCGGCTTCGGTCCCTCGACCAGCCAGAACACATATGTGTTGGCACAGGCTTTTGCCGAGACTTTGGCGTCAGGTGATGTTGTGATCGTGACCGATC containing:
- a CDS encoding proline racemase family protein; translated protein: MTILPDRPAIRMINVHAEGELGYVVTDGLPAIPGATIADRLAFLNSGDGWLRRHLMLAPRGNPACSVNLLMPPVDPRADAAFIILQPDRAHASSGSNSICVTTALLETGRVEMREPETVVTLETAAGLVTARAECRNGKCERVHLDMVPAFVEALDVPLDSDQWGRISADICYGGVFYALVDVGQVGLDILPGHAARLAEIGMALKQEFNNAHDIIHPQIPAISSIAYVMFRQLLSSGETRTATIMPPGRLDRSPCGTGSSAHLAALYARGAIAVGETITTCSVIGSQFDVTLTGTGEVAGRPAVLPRISGRGWRFGETVIDCDPGDIFADGYAISDVWGPDAGSLNWP